One window of the Rosa rugosa chromosome 3, drRosRugo1.1, whole genome shotgun sequence genome contains the following:
- the LOC133735724 gene encoding GDSL esterase/lipase At1g71250 produces the protein MVFTMILISSSMVVGMGFGESVAAAAQVPAMFAFGDSLIDAGNNNFISSIAKSNYYPYGIDFRGGPSGRFTNGRTFVDMLGNLLGLPYAPAFADPNTKGNTMLRGVNYASAAAGILDETGRHYGDRYTLSRQVLNFETTLNQLRTMMGGTNLTQYLAKSIAVLVFGSNDYINNYLMPSLYSSSYTYTPPAFANLLLNRYATQILALHGLGLRKFVLVGIGPLGCIPNQRASGKAQPGRCVDNVNQILGSFNQGLRSLVTQLNNNHPGAIFVYGNAYGAFGDILNNPAPYGFSVIDRACCGIGRNQGQITCLPFAVPCSNRNQYMFWDAFHPTEAANAVLAWRAFNGPPSDSYPINVQQMALI, from the exons ATGGTGTTTACAATGATCTTAATTAGTAGTAGTATGGTGGTCGGCATGGGATTTGGGGAGTcagtggcggcggcggcgcagGTTCCGGCAATGTTTGCGTTTGGGGACTCACTCATTGATGCTGGCAACAACAACTTCATAAGCTCCATCGCAAAATCCAATTATTATCCTTACGGCATCGATTTCAGGGGAGGCCCCTCCGGCAGATTCACCAATGGAAGAACTTTCGTTGATATGCTTG GAAATTTGCTGGGTCTTCCTTATGCTCCAGCCTTTGCAGATCCTAATACAAAAGGAAACACAATGCTCAGGGGAGTCAATTATGCTTCAGCAGCTGCTGGCATACTCGATGAGACAGGCCGGCACTAT GGAGATCGGTATACCCTAAGCCGGCAAGTGTTGAATTTCGAGACCACCTTGAATCAGTTAAGAACGATGATGGGGGGAACTAACCTGACCCAGTACCTGGCTAAGTCGATTGCCGTTTTGGTATTTGGGAGCAATGACTACATCAACAACTACCTCATGCCTTCCCTCTATTCTTCCAGCTACACTTACACTCCTCCTGCCTTTGCCAACCTTCTCCTTAATCGCTATGCCACACAGATTCTGGCTTTGCACGGTCTTGGATTGAGGAAGTTTGTGCTAGTAGGAATTGGGCCTTTGGGTTGCATTCCTAACCAAAGAGCATCAGGTAAGGCCCAGCCTGGAAGGTGTGTTGACAATGTCAATCAGATCCTTGGCAGCTTCAATCAAGGGCTCAGATCGCTCGTCACCCAACTTAACAACAACCATCCTGGTGCCATCTTTGTGTACGGCAATGCTTATGGCGCTTTTGGTGACATTCTGAATAACCCTGCACCCTATG GTTTCAGTGTGATTGATAGGGCTTGCTGTGGAATTGGGAGGAACCAAGGGCAGATAACTTGTCTTCCATTTGCAGTTCCATGCTCAAATAGAAATCAATATATGTTTTGGGATGCTTTCCACCCAACTGAAGCTGCAAACGCAGTCCTTGCTTGGCGAGCTTTTAATGGCCCGCCCTCTGATAGTTACCCCATCAATGTCCAACAAATGGCTCTCATATAA